A single region of the Salvia splendens isolate huo1 chromosome 18, SspV2, whole genome shotgun sequence genome encodes:
- the LOC121776650 gene encoding nuclear transcription factor Y subunit C-3-like → MNYNRERNVSNSRHTLSASQLHLQMHNFMPMPSSSIHVDHDLLEAERRASFMNHLKHNLHNFWRERLSEIRDAPTDVKTPHTLPLARIKKVMKSDEKVRMISADTPVLFSKACELFVMELSVGAWMHTQLNNRKTLQRNDVAFAIRDHSLLAFLNDIVPLESHLRDDDESIPNTQFQDNDDSIPNNNNNNNIDHGVYVPHPVPPNYMQELGGDEHQMAFPTSFPHNFNHITVILIGMRMR, encoded by the exons ATGAACTATAATAGGGAAAGGAACGTTAGCAACTCGAGGCATACGCTGTCGGCTTCTCAACTACATTTGCAAATGCACAACTTTATGCCGATGCCTTCCTCTTCTATTCATGTCGACCATGATCTG CTTGAAGCCGAAAGACGTGCATCTTTTATGAACCATTTGAAGCACAACTTGCATAATTTTTGGAGAGAGAGACTTTCTGAGATTCGTGACGCTCCTACTG ATGTCAAGACTCCACACACACTGCCATTAGCTCGCATAAAGAAAGTGATGAAATCTGACGAAAAAGTGAGG ATGATCAGCGCTGATACACCGGTGTTGTTCAGTAAAGCGTGTGAGCTATTTGTGATGGAATTAAGCGTGGGGGCGTGGATGCACACTCAACTTAACAACCGCAAAACTCTGCAGCGAAATGACGTCGCTTTCGCTATTAGAGACCACTCTCTCTTAGCCTTCCTCAACGACATCGTCCCCTTGGAATCACACCTCCGT GATGATGATGAATCCATTCCAAATACTCAATTTCAGGATAATGATGATTCCATTCCaaataacaacaacaataataatattgatcaTGGAGTGTATGTTCCTCATCCAGTCCCTCCCAACTATATGCAG GAGCTAGGAGGAGATGAACATCAAATGGCATTTCCCACGAGTTTTCCTCACAACTTCAATCAT ATAACTGTTATCCTTATAGGGATGCGGAtgcgttag
- the LOC121776309 gene encoding zinc finger CCCH domain-containing protein 14-like isoform X2 codes for MQKENTSFSALTTTDASPVCFSRSNLFLSNSPDDYLNSDASIYSSLFQNYTTDAASFDIGDSERRCHDSSSILEYQQLYNRYTICLSLLRDSIEEVDALRLENDSLRVSNADLSRRVAMLFSRTRLLSEFSHLSVSSPPAAAPVPLPIPVPVHVPAPQPLAECNRFERRSPEKTVLPKSISVRSKGYLKLVNRSGRETNIQKTVSQPSPPSRVYVPGAKEEEDALEFDVYNQGMFKTELCNKWEETGACPYGENCQFAHGIKELRPVIRHPRYKTEVCRMVLAGDACPYGHRCHFRHSLTEEEKLMAAPMRTPPPR; via the exons ATGCAGAAGGAGAATACCTCATTTTCCGCCCTCACCACCACCGATGCCTCGCCGGTGTGTTTCTCTCGGAGCAATCTGTTTCTCTCAAATTCGCCGGATGATTATCTCAACTCCGACGCCTCCATTTACTCCTCGCTGTTTCAGAATTACACAACAGACGCTGCCTCTTTCGACATCGGCGATTCCGAGCGCCGCTGCCATGATTCGAGCAGCATCCTCGAGTACCAGCAGCTCTACAACCGCTACACAATCTGCTTATCGCTACTTCGCGATTCTATCGAGGAGGTTGACGCGCTCCGCCTCGAGAACGATTCTCTCCGTGTCTCCAACGCCGATCTATCTCGTCGCGTCGCAATGCTCTTCTCTCGCACACGATTGCTCTCTGAATTCAGCCATCTCAGCGTCTCCTCTCCCCCCGCCGCCGCTCCGGTTCCCCTTCCTATTCCTGTTCCGGTTCATGTGCCGGCACCGCAACCTCTCGCGGAATGCAATCGCTTCGAGCGGAGGTCTCCAGAGAAGACCGTACTTCCGAAGAGCATTTCAGTGCGTTCAAAAGGTTATCTGAAGCTGGTGAATAGATCTGGCCGGGAAACGAATATCCAGAAAACAGTGAGTCAGCCGTCTCCACCTTCG AGGGTGTACGTGCCAGGGGCAAAGGAGGAGGAAGATGCGCTGGAATTCGATGTCTACAACCAAGGGATGTTCAAAACCGAACTGTGCAACAAATGGGAAGAGACCGGCGCGTGTCCATATGGGGAGAACTGTCAGTTCGCTCACGGAATCAAGGAGCTGCGCCCAGTGATCAGGCACCCGCGCTACAAGACCGAGGTTTGTCGTATGGTGCTCGCCGGAGATGCCTGCCCTTACGGCCACCGCTGCCATTTTCGCCACTCTCTTACTGAGGAGGAGAAGCTCATGGCAGCGCCCATGAGAACACCACCACCACGCTGA
- the LOC121776309 gene encoding zinc finger CCCH domain-containing protein 14-like isoform X1, with the protein MQKENTSFSALTTTDASPVCFSRSNLFLSNSPDDYLNSDASIYSSLFQNYTTDAASFDIGDSERRCHDSSSILEYQQLYNRYTICLSLLRDSIEEVDALRLENDSLRVSNADLSRRVAMLFSRTRLLSEFSHLSVSSPPAAAPVPLPIPVPVHVPAPQPLAECNRFERRSPEKTVLPKSISVRSKGYLKLVNRSGRETNIQKTVSQPSPPSQRVYVPGAKEEEDALEFDVYNQGMFKTELCNKWEETGACPYGENCQFAHGIKELRPVIRHPRYKTEVCRMVLAGDACPYGHRCHFRHSLTEEEKLMAAPMRTPPPR; encoded by the exons ATGCAGAAGGAGAATACCTCATTTTCCGCCCTCACCACCACCGATGCCTCGCCGGTGTGTTTCTCTCGGAGCAATCTGTTTCTCTCAAATTCGCCGGATGATTATCTCAACTCCGACGCCTCCATTTACTCCTCGCTGTTTCAGAATTACACAACAGACGCTGCCTCTTTCGACATCGGCGATTCCGAGCGCCGCTGCCATGATTCGAGCAGCATCCTCGAGTACCAGCAGCTCTACAACCGCTACACAATCTGCTTATCGCTACTTCGCGATTCTATCGAGGAGGTTGACGCGCTCCGCCTCGAGAACGATTCTCTCCGTGTCTCCAACGCCGATCTATCTCGTCGCGTCGCAATGCTCTTCTCTCGCACACGATTGCTCTCTGAATTCAGCCATCTCAGCGTCTCCTCTCCCCCCGCCGCCGCTCCGGTTCCCCTTCCTATTCCTGTTCCGGTTCATGTGCCGGCACCGCAACCTCTCGCGGAATGCAATCGCTTCGAGCGGAGGTCTCCAGAGAAGACCGTACTTCCGAAGAGCATTTCAGTGCGTTCAAAAGGTTATCTGAAGCTGGTGAATAGATCTGGCCGGGAAACGAATATCCAGAAAACAGTGAGTCAGCCGTCTCCACCTTCG CAGAGGGTGTACGTGCCAGGGGCAAAGGAGGAGGAAGATGCGCTGGAATTCGATGTCTACAACCAAGGGATGTTCAAAACCGAACTGTGCAACAAATGGGAAGAGACCGGCGCGTGTCCATATGGGGAGAACTGTCAGTTCGCTCACGGAATCAAGGAGCTGCGCCCAGTGATCAGGCACCCGCGCTACAAGACCGAGGTTTGTCGTATGGTGCTCGCCGGAGATGCCTGCCCTTACGGCCACCGCTGCCATTTTCGCCACTCTCTTACTGAGGAGGAGAAGCTCATGGCAGCGCCCATGAGAACACCACCACCACGCTGA